In one window of Zhongshania aliphaticivorans DNA:
- a CDS encoding FAD:protein FMN transferase, whose product MNRELRLNNSAQGFVGQFEAMASPCEVLIDSHDEALAQRIVKTISAEAWRIEQKFSRYREDNIVYQINNAAGAPVVVDAETAHLIDFADHAYQISAGLFDLSSGVLRRIWKFDGSANVPNATSARAMLGIVGWDKVEWVSPQLRMAPDMEIDFGGIGKEYSVDRAAALVAEYTNIPVLINFGGDLFANAPPSYQAHWLVGVENIGGLKSALIQLRRGGLATSGDARRFLLRDGTRYSHVLNPLTAWPVMDAPHSVTVAANSCVESGLLATLAMLNGRDAEEFLDAQDVLYWLQR is encoded by the coding sequence ATGAATCGAGAATTACGTTTAAACAATAGTGCGCAAGGCTTTGTCGGCCAGTTTGAGGCTATGGCAAGTCCATGTGAAGTGCTCATCGATAGTCACGACGAAGCGCTGGCGCAACGGATTGTAAAAACTATTTCTGCCGAAGCGTGGCGCATTGAGCAAAAGTTTAGCCGTTACCGTGAAGACAATATTGTTTATCAAATAAATAATGCTGCGGGCGCTCCCGTTGTGGTCGATGCAGAAACTGCGCACTTAATCGATTTTGCCGACCATGCTTATCAGATCAGCGCTGGGCTTTTTGATCTCTCCTCGGGTGTTCTCAGGCGTATCTGGAAATTTGATGGCAGCGCCAACGTTCCCAATGCGACATCTGCTAGGGCAATGCTCGGTATTGTGGGTTGGGACAAGGTCGAGTGGGTATCGCCGCAATTGCGAATGGCGCCGGATATGGAGATAGACTTTGGTGGTATTGGCAAAGAATATTCAGTTGATCGCGCTGCTGCGCTAGTCGCCGAGTACACCAACATACCCGTATTGATTAATTTTGGTGGAGACCTCTTCGCAAATGCTCCACCGAGCTATCAAGCACATTGGCTTGTAGGCGTTGAGAATATTGGAGGATTAAAATCTGCACTTATTCAGTTGCGGCGCGGAGGTTTAGCGACAAGCGGTGATGCGCGGCGCTTTCTGTTGCGTGACGGTACACGCTACTCCCATGTACTGAACCCATTAACAGCGTGGCCGGTAATGGATGCACCGCACTCCGTTACTGTTGCGGCCAACAGCTGTGTTGAGTCGGGTCTGCTGGCAACTCTGGCGATGTTGAATGGCCGCGACGCAGAAGAATTCCTCGATGCCCAAGATGTCCTGTATTGGTTGCAGCGTTAA
- a CDS encoding protein-disulfide reductase DsbD family protein: MSHIIGKWLLVLGVLLAPVGWAVASENIAIEVALESEFLPVEQAYQLTPRISGNELLLEWQIADGYYLYSHRFKLSQHGGEGDQKVAFDLPSGKVKHDEYFGDVEVFYNQVSLRTALVDSQVFDIKVSSQGCADAGLCYPPYHQLFRVNPLDATVLRIDPSANADVKDADASLVDSNLQSQSSATGTQEIEQPQTSLWLMATMAFLGGLILNLMPCVFPVLALKAISLLESTDTSPTQRRLHGLVYTAGVVASFMAVAGLLMIMRASGQELGWGYQLQSPWFVGALVYLFFLVGLSFSGFVELGAGFAGVGQNLVDKGGLSGSFFTGVLAVVVASPCTAPFMGASLGFAFTQPVPVALTVFLALGLGMAAPFLLISVVPGIGRLLPRPGNWMVTLKEVLAFPMYLTGIWLLWVLGRQAGINGAMLVLVGCLLIAMALYFWSESRWRRVIAVVTGLAAGAILSSSLLIPNVVDSAKEANSASSLANSENTSAYSVEGFSALLDDGGPVFLDVTADWCITCKVNERLVLHTEAVSAVMAEKHIRYVKADWTRRDAQISRLLARYNRAGVPLYVFFPGKGEREEVLPQILSTEKILGTFNRL, encoded by the coding sequence ATGAGTCACATTATAGGTAAATGGCTACTTGTGCTAGGCGTTCTGCTCGCGCCAGTAGGCTGGGCGGTCGCGTCAGAAAATATCGCTATTGAGGTAGCACTCGAAAGTGAATTCTTACCGGTCGAACAAGCTTATCAGTTGACTCCACGCATATCAGGGAATGAGTTGTTGCTGGAGTGGCAAATAGCAGACGGCTACTACTTGTATAGCCATCGCTTCAAATTGAGCCAGCATGGAGGAGAAGGCGATCAGAAAGTAGCATTTGATTTACCTTCGGGAAAAGTAAAGCACGACGAATATTTTGGTGACGTGGAGGTCTTTTACAATCAGGTGAGTCTGCGTACAGCACTTGTCGACTCACAGGTCTTCGACATTAAAGTGAGTTCTCAAGGATGCGCTGACGCGGGTTTGTGTTATCCACCCTATCATCAGTTATTCAGGGTTAACCCCTTAGACGCCACCGTGTTGCGTATTGATCCTTCAGCGAACGCAGACGTCAAAGACGCAGATGCATCGCTCGTCGACAGCAATCTACAGTCGCAGAGCTCTGCCACCGGTACTCAGGAAATCGAGCAACCTCAAACATCGTTGTGGCTAATGGCGACCATGGCCTTTCTTGGTGGTCTGATACTCAATTTGATGCCCTGCGTGTTCCCTGTGCTAGCGCTTAAAGCGATAAGCTTATTGGAAAGTACGGACACCTCGCCCACCCAAAGACGACTGCATGGCCTGGTGTATACCGCGGGTGTCGTTGCAAGTTTTATGGCGGTGGCAGGCTTGCTTATGATAATGAGGGCGTCAGGACAAGAATTGGGTTGGGGTTATCAACTACAATCTCCTTGGTTTGTTGGTGCCTTGGTCTATCTGTTTTTTCTGGTGGGGCTGAGCTTTTCCGGGTTTGTAGAACTCGGCGCGGGGTTCGCAGGGGTTGGTCAGAACTTGGTCGATAAAGGTGGCTTGTCCGGTTCGTTTTTTACCGGTGTTCTGGCTGTGGTTGTGGCAAGCCCTTGTACAGCGCCGTTTATGGGTGCATCGTTGGGGTTTGCTTTCACTCAGCCCGTACCAGTAGCGCTGACGGTATTCCTTGCGCTGGGCTTGGGTATGGCGGCGCCGTTTTTGTTGATATCGGTGGTGCCAGGAATAGGTAGATTACTGCCTAGGCCAGGCAACTGGATGGTCACACTTAAGGAAGTTTTGGCCTTCCCAATGTACCTCACGGGCATTTGGTTGTTATGGGTACTAGGTCGCCAGGCTGGCATTAATGGTGCGATGTTGGTTCTTGTGGGTTGTTTGCTCATTGCGATGGCATTGTATTTCTGGAGTGAGTCTCGGTGGCGGCGTGTAATTGCGGTAGTTACAGGGCTGGCTGCTGGCGCCATTCTTAGCTCCAGTCTGCTTATACCCAACGTCGTTGATTCTGCTAAGGAAGCAAATAGTGCATCCTCCCTAGCGAACAGCGAGAATACATCGGCATATAGTGTCGAAGGATTCTCTGCCTTATTAGATGATGGAGGGCCGGTATTTTTGGATGTGACCGCCGACTGGTGTATTACCTGTAAGGTTAATGAGCGCCTTGTGTTACATACCGAAGCCGTCAGCGCGGTGATGGCGGAGAAGCACATTCGTTACGTCAAAGCAGATTGGACCCGTCGTGACGCGCAAATAAGCCGTTTGCTCGCCCGTTACAATCGCGCCGGTGTTCCTCTCTACGTATTTTTTCCTGGTAAGGGCGAGCGTGAAGAGGTGTTGCCTCAAATACTTAGCACTGAAAAAATACTGGGGACTTTTAATCGTCTATAA